A single window of Crassostrea angulata isolate pt1a10 chromosome 8, ASM2561291v2, whole genome shotgun sequence DNA harbors:
- the LOC128160752 gene encoding uncharacterized protein K02A2.6-like has translation MGEEGQQFIQMRSSSIAELRKLSIHCNFGETLNDTIRDRFVCGIKNESVQKRLLAESALTLDGAIKIAHAMETAGRDATEPREQRNTSATVHKVGSQKSKPKPQMQKHSPASQQHRDSHRPCWMCGYDHTRPDTVLKEILDKHKAVFGSEIGKLKGITATLYLEDNAQPKFCKARLVPYSLKPKVEEELQRLEKEGIIKPVTHSKWASPVVPVVKKNGQVRLCGDYKVTINPVMKVDQYPLPRIQDIFASLAGGTKFSKIDLTQAYNQMEVDEATRELMTINTQKGLYQYTRLQFGVAAAPAIWQRAIEQVLQGVPFTSCVLDDMIISGKTDEEHLANLDAVLKRLEKFGLRANLNKCDFFQEQVSYCGHMISEEGLKKSPDKVNAVLKAPRPENLQQLRSFLELVNYYRSFLPNLSTVLGPLNELLQGEKTWKWTKQCEQAFAEVKELMTSEQVLCHYDPHKPVKLACDASPYGLGSVLSHVMDDGTERPIAFASRSLTKAEKAYSQIDKEALALYWGVVKFHTYLYGRRFTLVTDHKPLVSILNPSAGIPAMTAARLQRYALYLAGHTYNIEYRNTKSHCNADGLSRLPLSITTDYEDTAAVFYNTQMENLPVTSAQVKLGTQRDTILSHVLDSVRTGHNALPTDDERFRPYSYRFKELTCHQNCLMWGNRVVVPEKLRNLVLQELHEGHIGIVKMKSIARSFVWWPKMDQDIEKLCFTCSGCQRHSNMPKSAPVHPWDWPKEPWDRLHIDFAGPFMNSVFLLIIDAHSKWVEIFPINSTTTTNTIEKLRILFSQLGLPKVIVSDNGPQFVSEESHPRRQLCCVILRTQPTRVIAIVELLFIISIRSTI, from the exons ATGGGTGAGGAAGGACAACAATTCATACAGATGAGATCGTCATCCATCG CTGAACTCAGAAAACTGTCCATTCACTGTAACTTCGGAGAGACTTTGAATGATACTATAAGAGACAGATTTGTTTgtgggataaaaaatgaatcgGTACAGAAGAGACTGCTGGCTGAATCAGCACTTACCCTGGATGGAGCAATAAAAATCGCGCATGCGATGGAAACAGCAGGACGGGATGCCACGGAACCACGCGAACAGCGGAACACCAGTGCCACAGTACACAAAGTCGGAAGTCAGAAATCGAAACCTAAACCACAGATGCAGAAACATTCACCTGCTTCACAGCAACATAGGGACAGTCATAGACCATGTTGGATGTGTGGATATGATCACA CACGCCCAGACACGGTATTGAAGGAGATTCTCGACAAACATAAAGCTGTATTTGGATCAGAGATCGGAAAATTGAAAGGAATCACAGCTACATTGTACCTGGAAGACAATGCCCAACCAAAATTCTGTAAAGCTAGACTCGTGCCCTATTCACTGAAGCCAAAGGTTGAGGAAGAACTTCAGCGTCTGGAAAAAGAAGGCATTATTAAGCCTGTTACTCACAGTAAATGGGCTTCACCAGTGGTGCCAGTAGTAAAAAAGAATGGACAAGTACGTCTTTGTGGGGACTACAAGGTAACCATAAACCCAGTCATGAAAGTCGACCAGTATCCATTACCTCGAATCCAAGACATATTCGCCTCACTCGCGGGAGGAACGAAATTTTCAAAGATAGACTTGACACAAGCTTACAACCAGATGGAAGTTGATGAGGCGACAAGAGAATTGATGACAATAAACACACAGAAGGGCTTGTACCAGTATACACGCTTGCAGTTCGGAGTAGCGGCAGCCCCTGCAATATGGCAACGTGCAATAGAACAAGTGTTACAAGGAGTACCATTTACATCTTGTGTTTTAGATGACATGATCATTAGTGGTAAAACAGATGAAGAACACCTTGCAAATCTTGACGCGGTTTTAAAGCGCCTAGAGAAGTTTGGTCTACGAGCAAACCTTAACAAATGCGACTTCTTTCAAGAACAAGTGTCCTACTGCGGTCACATGATCTCCGAAGAAGGATTAAAGAAGTCACCAGACAAAGTCAATGCAGTACTTAAAGCACCTAGACCAGAGAACCTACAGCAACTACGGTCATTCTTGGAATTAGTCAATTACTACCGTTCCTTTTTACCAAACCTGTCAACAGTCCTAGGTCCACTGAATGAACTTTTGCAAGGAGAGAAAACATGGAAATGGACAAAACAGTGTGAACAAGCCTTCGCTGAAGTTAAGGAGTTGATGACGTCAGAGCAAGTTCTTTGTCATTATGACCCACACAAGCCTGTCAAGCTAGCCTGTGACGCTTCTCCATATGGGCTTGGTAGTGTACTTTCACATGTCATGGATGATGGTACAGAAAGACCCATAGCATTCGCTTCAAGATCACTTACAAAGGCTGAAAAGGCATATTCTCAAATCGACAAGGAAGCCTTAGCTTTATATTGGGGAGTAGTCAAATTTCACACTTACCTTTATGGCCGTCGATTCACATTAGTAACCGACCACAAACCTTTGGTTAGCATCCTGAATCCGAGTGCTGGAATACCTGCCATGACAGCTGCAAGATTACAGAGATATGCACTGTATCTGGCTGGACATACTTACAACATTGAATACCGAAACACCAAATCGCATTGTAATGCAGATGGCCTGAGTAGACTACCTCTCTCCATAACCACAGATTATGAAGACACAGCAGCAGTATTTTACAATACTCAGATGGAGAACCTACCAGTTACCAGTGCACAAGTTAAACTGGGAACTCAACGAGATACGATCTTATCACATGTGTTGGACAGTGTTCGAACAGGACACAATGCTTTACCTACAGACGATGAGAGATTTCGTCCATACAGTTACAGATTTAAGGAACTGACCTGTCACCAGAATTGCTTGATGTGGGGAAATCGTGTTGTTGTGCCCGAGAAACTTCGAAACCTTGTTTTACAAGAGTTACACGAGGGGCATATTGGGATTGTGAAAATGAAGTCTATTGCAAGATCATTTGTATGGTGGCCTAAGATGGATCAAGATATTGAAAAGTTATGTTTTACCTGTAGTGGTTGCCAGAGACATAGCAACATGCCAAAATCTGCACCTGTACATCCTTGGGACTGGCCAAAGGAACCCTGGGACCGCTTACATATAGACTTTGCTGGGCCCTTTATGAACTCAGTGTTTCTACTCATCATAGATGCACATTCAAAATGGGTAGAAATTTTCCCAATAAACAGTACTACTACAACAAATACCATTGAGAAACTGCGTATTTTATTTTCTCAACTTGGACTTCCTAAGGTGATTGTGTCTGATAATGGGCCTCAGTTTGTTTCAGAAGAATCCCATCCTCGTCGCCAATTATGTTGTGTTATACTCAGAACTCAGCCAACACGTGTGATCGCCATTGTAGAACTACTTTTTATTATCTCAATACGCAGTACAATATAA